A single region of the Gephyromycinifex aptenodytis genome encodes:
- a CDS encoding LCP family protein, translated as MTQTLQPAAPDGASAHTPRQGLGRFLGMTTLGALLPGSGLLLSGRRAVGGTLLACFVALIVGVCSFVLIKGPTSAALFLGVRPNLLLAVGGGIILGSLIWFVSVLATAKINWPTPPATFKRIIAALFTMVLSLALLAPAAKAVEYVFIHRDLVDNLFTTARSARSDNDPRPEPGSGRDAWENYPRVNLLLLGSDAYPGRPGLRTDSMIVASIDTTTGDTVLFGIPRNLENVPFASDNPLSQVYPQGYNCGDKCLINEIWNEGEKHRELFPGDPMPGLTATRLTLSEVLGLNIDYTAVINIRGFSELVDAMGGVDITVKERIPIGGKVANGRIVPGSINGWIEAGPQHLNGYEAMWYSRSRATTDDFNRMTRQRCMVGALVKQVRPVSMLEKYPALAKVAKDNVYTDVPPEHLEAWAELVERMQQGTIRSLPFTNKIVNVVDPDYDRIRAIVQDAILDDPVEGPPPPSDPTTAPAAPAPPAAPGATPSAKPSPKEGLVKVEDAC; from the coding sequence ATGACGCAGACGCTGCAACCAGCGGCGCCGGATGGTGCATCCGCGCACACTCCCCGCCAAGGCTTGGGCCGCTTCCTCGGGATGACCACGTTAGGCGCGCTGCTGCCCGGATCGGGGTTGCTGCTCAGCGGGCGCCGTGCCGTCGGTGGCACGCTGCTGGCCTGCTTCGTGGCGCTTATCGTCGGTGTCTGCTCGTTCGTGCTCATCAAGGGTCCGACCTCGGCCGCACTGTTCCTCGGGGTTCGACCCAACCTGCTGCTCGCCGTGGGTGGGGGCATCATTCTGGGCTCACTCATCTGGTTCGTCTCGGTACTGGCCACCGCCAAGATCAACTGGCCGACGCCGCCCGCCACGTTCAAGCGCATCATCGCGGCCCTGTTCACGATGGTCCTGTCGCTGGCGCTGCTGGCCCCGGCAGCTAAAGCGGTCGAGTACGTCTTCATCCACCGCGACCTCGTCGACAATCTGTTCACGACGGCGCGTTCCGCACGTTCCGACAACGACCCACGACCTGAGCCCGGCTCCGGCCGGGACGCCTGGGAGAACTACCCCCGAGTGAACCTGCTGCTCCTGGGCTCGGATGCCTACCCCGGCCGGCCGGGTCTGCGCACCGACTCGATGATCGTGGCCAGCATCGACACCACAACCGGCGACACGGTGCTCTTCGGCATACCGCGCAACTTGGAGAATGTGCCGTTCGCTTCGGACAACCCGCTCAGCCAGGTCTACCCGCAGGGATACAACTGCGGCGACAAGTGCCTCATCAACGAGATCTGGAACGAAGGGGAAAAACACCGCGAGCTCTTCCCCGGCGACCCGATGCCCGGACTGACCGCAACGCGGTTGACCCTCTCGGAGGTCCTAGGCCTCAACATCGATTACACCGCCGTCATCAACATTCGCGGCTTCAGCGAGCTCGTCGACGCCATGGGCGGCGTCGACATCACGGTCAAGGAGCGCATCCCGATCGGCGGCAAGGTCGCCAACGGGCGCATCGTGCCCGGCAGCATCAACGGGTGGATCGAGGCCGGCCCGCAGCACCTGAACGGCTACGAAGCGATGTGGTACAGCCGTTCGCGGGCCACCACTGACGACTTCAACCGGATGACCCGGCAGCGTTGCATGGTGGGTGCTCTGGTCAAGCAGGTCCGGCCGGTATCGATGCTGGAGAAATACCCGGCACTGGCCAAGGTGGCCAAGGACAACGTCTACACCGACGTGCCGCCGGAACACCTCGAAGCCTGGGCCGAACTCGTGGAACGGATGCAGCAGGGCACGATCCGCAGCCTGCCGTTCACGAACAAGATCGTGAACGTGGTCGACCCTGACTACGACCGGATCCGCGCCATCGTGCAGGACGCCATCTTGGACGACCCGGTAGAGGGCCCCCCGCCGCCCAGCGACCCCACCACTGCACCGGCCGCCCCGGCCCCACCCGCCGCACCTGGCGCGACGCCTTCAGCCAAGCCCTCTCCCAAGGAAGGCTTGGTCAAGGTCGAGGACGCCTGCTGA
- a CDS encoding DedA family protein produces MNTRDDSGGHSPDSPASGEPSPAKVRREGLLCGIALGVVSVYGVVMLPLRPWLLGQAPAVLAAISGSRTAMVAVGALAAAEGQPWLWPLLAATVSIIKFHWVFWWAGRLWGEAALLKVGGTAPKARRRTARAEALVRRYQVLAMALAYVPLPLPREIIHVALGIAGTRLRTFVLVDLAAAVTTQTLFLGVGALLGDSAVLVVRQYALYAGYISAAVLLAMLVAAFRARRRRSKPGS; encoded by the coding sequence GTGAACACGCGCGACGACAGCGGTGGCCACTCGCCTGACTCACCGGCCTCTGGAGAACCGAGCCCGGCCAAAGTTCGCCGAGAGGGGCTGCTGTGCGGAATCGCCCTTGGCGTGGTGAGCGTCTACGGGGTCGTCATGCTGCCGCTGCGCCCGTGGCTGTTAGGCCAGGCGCCTGCGGTGCTGGCGGCTATCTCCGGCAGCCGCACCGCCATGGTCGCCGTGGGCGCCTTGGCTGCAGCCGAGGGCCAACCGTGGCTGTGGCCGTTGTTGGCCGCCACCGTCTCGATCATCAAGTTCCACTGGGTGTTTTGGTGGGCCGGTCGGCTCTGGGGTGAAGCCGCTCTGCTCAAGGTCGGTGGGACCGCACCGAAAGCACGACGGCGTACCGCCCGGGCCGAGGCTCTGGTGCGCCGGTACCAGGTGCTCGCGATGGCCCTGGCTTACGTGCCACTCCCGTTGCCGCGCGAGATCATTCACGTCGCCCTGGGCATCGCTGGGACCCGGCTGCGCACCTTCGTGTTGGTGGACCTGGCCGCGGCAGTGACTACCCAGACGCTCTTCCTCGGCGTGGGTGCGCTGCTCGGCGATTCTGCGGTGCTGGTGGTGCGCCAGTACGCGCTCTACGCGGGCTACATCTCAGCGGCTGTGCTGCTGGCGATGTTGGTGGCGGCCTTCCGGGCCCGCCGCCGCCGGTCAAAGCCCGGCAGTTAG
- a CDS encoding DedA family protein gives MTDTPTTPAAGPPESEGARSAGGSKAGSTSASAGAGAGFWPEDYTPTRADRIALTLIAVSGVYGIVMMLARPTLLGFNPLLLACLTGSRSALVTIGALAATGGTSLSVVGVAFVVASFSLIKLDLLFWWAGSLWGDFFIRSITGSSKGALRRAERAEGLARRYHTLAVLITNIPILPIPRAIVFAVLGTAGTSFRAIFAVDLAAAAVVQGLWLYLGYTVGEPVVQVVEVIAKYSLWITLVILAGVILGGMRKARREQSSSHGDNTV, from the coding sequence GTGACCGACACCCCGACTACACCCGCCGCTGGCCCACCCGAGTCCGAGGGTGCGAGGTCGGCCGGGGGCTCGAAGGCTGGTTCGACCTCCGCCTCAGCCGGTGCGGGGGCGGGTTTCTGGCCTGAGGACTACACCCCGACCCGCGCCGACCGGATCGCGCTGACTCTCATCGCGGTCAGCGGCGTCTACGGCATCGTCATGATGTTGGCTCGACCCACCCTGCTGGGCTTCAACCCCCTGTTGCTTGCTTGCCTTACCGGAAGTCGCTCGGCGCTGGTCACCATCGGTGCCCTGGCAGCCACCGGCGGAACCAGCCTGAGCGTGGTCGGGGTAGCTTTCGTCGTCGCCTCGTTCAGCCTCATCAAGCTGGACCTGCTGTTCTGGTGGGCGGGCAGCCTGTGGGGCGACTTCTTCATCCGCAGCATCACCGGTTCCTCCAAAGGTGCCCTGCGTCGCGCTGAGCGCGCCGAAGGGCTGGCGCGCCGCTATCACACGCTCGCCGTCCTCATCACGAACATTCCGATCCTGCCCATTCCCCGGGCGATCGTGTTCGCGGTGCTCGGTACCGCAGGCACCTCCTTTCGTGCCATTTTCGCTGTCGACCTGGCCGCCGCGGCCGTCGTGCAAGGGCTGTGGCTCTATCTGGGCTATACCGTCGGCGAGCCGGTGGTGCAGGTGGTCGAGGTCATCGCGAAGTACTCGCTGTGGATCACTTTGGTCATTTTGGCCGGCGTGATCCTCGGCGGGATGCGCAAGGCCCGCCGGGAGCAATCGAGCAGCCACGGCGACAACACGGTGTGA
- a CDS encoding cold-shock protein yields the protein MAQGTVKWFNAEKGFGFIAQDGGGPDVFVHYSAIQTNGYRSLDEAQRVEFEVTQGPKGPQADDVRPL from the coding sequence ATGGCACAGGGCACCGTTAAGTGGTTCAACGCAGAAAAGGGCTTCGGCTTCATCGCGCAGGATGGGGGTGGCCCTGACGTCTTCGTGCACTACTCGGCGATCCAGACGAATGGCTACCGTTCCCTCGACGAGGCGCAGCGGGTCGAGTTCGAGGTCACCCAGGGTCCGAAGGGTCCCCAGGCTGACGACGTTCGTCCCCTCTGA
- a CDS encoding LacI family DNA-binding transcriptional regulator gives MPAVTMTAVAREAGVSVSTVSHVVNGTRTVAARTRADVLEAMHRLGFSYEGVTRSLAAGATPTIGVALPMSANPFLHELRAGIEVEALRQGLSVIGSDTGEDEQREERAVANLLAHHINGLVIVPTAGWEDGALRMLRGRPVPFVVLDRLQSLAVDQVVVENEASAASLVDHLLALGHRRIAVIGGIEGLTTTAERLRGYAVAHQRHNVPVDQSLIFDGGSTEMQGRRAMLKILALPQRPTAVFVCNDSMTLGALRALQEEGLQVPRDLALVAFDDLPWADVVEPRITAAAQPSFAMGARAVQLLRRRMHNADAPSQVLRLQAEITHRTSCGCSPPG, from the coding sequence ATGCCAGCGGTGACCATGACAGCTGTGGCCCGGGAGGCCGGAGTGTCCGTGAGCACCGTCTCCCATGTCGTCAACGGCACCCGAACCGTAGCCGCGCGCACGCGCGCAGATGTGCTGGAGGCGATGCATCGCCTCGGTTTCTCCTACGAGGGTGTGACCCGTTCACTGGCGGCTGGGGCTACGCCCACGATCGGGGTCGCCCTGCCCATGTCGGCCAATCCCTTCCTGCACGAACTGCGGGCAGGCATCGAGGTCGAAGCCCTGCGGCAGGGATTGTCGGTGATCGGCAGCGACACCGGCGAGGATGAGCAGCGCGAGGAACGCGCCGTGGCCAACCTGCTTGCCCACCACATCAACGGTCTGGTCATCGTGCCTACCGCTGGCTGGGAGGATGGCGCGCTGCGGATGTTGCGCGGGCGTCCGGTGCCGTTCGTCGTCCTGGACCGGTTGCAGTCCCTGGCCGTGGATCAGGTGGTCGTGGAGAACGAAGCCTCTGCCGCGAGCCTGGTGGACCATCTGCTCGCGCTGGGGCATCGCCGGATCGCGGTCATCGGTGGGATCGAGGGCCTCACCACCACGGCCGAGCGGTTGCGGGGCTATGCCGTTGCCCATCAGCGACACAACGTCCCGGTGGATCAGTCCCTGATCTTCGATGGCGGTTCGACCGAGATGCAGGGGCGTCGGGCGATGCTGAAGATCCTGGCGCTGCCGCAGCGCCCGACGGCGGTTTTCGTATGCAACGACAGCATGACCCTGGGCGCGCTGCGCGCCTTGCAGGAGGAGGGCCTTCAGGTTCCTCGAGACCTGGCACTGGTCGCCTTCGACGATCTCCCCTGGGCCGATGTCGTCGAGCCCCGGATCACTGCGGCGGCCCAGCCCAGCTTCGCGATGGGGGCGCGTGCCGTGCAGCTCCTGCGCCGAAGAATGCACAACGCCGATGCTCCTTCGCAGGTTCTGCGACTGCAGGCGGAAATCACTCACCGCACCTCCTGTGGCTGTTCCCCGCCTGGTTAG
- a CDS encoding metal-sensitive transcriptional regulator, with protein sequence MVQIDPASTTAVANRLKRAQGQLGGILAMIESGRECEDIVTQLAAVSKAVDRAAFTLIAQGMRQCVQAGDDLDTTKLEKVFLSLA encoded by the coding sequence ATGGTCCAGATCGATCCGGCCAGCACGACCGCGGTTGCCAACCGCCTCAAGCGCGCTCAGGGCCAGCTCGGCGGCATCCTGGCGATGATCGAGAGCGGGCGCGAGTGCGAAGACATCGTCACCCAGCTCGCAGCAGTGAGCAAGGCAGTGGACCGCGCCGCCTTCACGCTCATCGCGCAAGGTATGCGGCAGTGTGTCCAGGCCGGCGATGACCTGGACACCACCAAGCTTGAGAAGGTCTTCCTCTCCCTCGCATAG
- a CDS encoding YtxH domain-containing protein: MYRLTFLAGAAVGYVLGTRAGRGRYEEMKQQADALWHDPRVQEKVSTASQTVKEKAPDVSAKLAEVAGQATAAAKEKVSGDSKDDMLIGSESGSDYVPHETKFQS; encoded by the coding sequence ATGTACAGGCTTACCTTCCTGGCAGGCGCAGCAGTCGGATACGTCCTCGGCACCCGCGCAGGGCGCGGACGCTATGAGGAAATGAAGCAGCAGGCGGACGCGCTGTGGCACGACCCCCGAGTCCAGGAGAAGGTCTCCACCGCAAGCCAGACGGTCAAGGAAAAGGCCCCCGATGTCAGCGCCAAGCTCGCCGAGGTGGCGGGTCAGGCGACGGCAGCGGCCAAGGAAAAGGTCAGCGGCGACTCCAAGGACGACATGCTCATCGGCAGCGAGTCCGGTAGCGACTACGTCCCGCACGAGACCAAGTTCCAGTCGTGA
- the epsC gene encoding serine O-acetyltransferase EpsC, translated as MRRVKETVVEDLQAAVERDPAATSKVQMAIVSPGLHAIWAHRVAHQMWQRESLKLPARVLSNLARTATGVEIHPGADIGRRFFIDHGMGVVIGETSQVGDDVMLYHGVTLGGRTLAKGKRHPTLGDNVTIGAGAKVLGPVELGEGAQIGANSVVVKDVPEYHVATGVPARHRALAQREDPYEAMFAEPALWI; from the coding sequence AAGGAGACCGTCGTGGAGGACCTGCAGGCAGCGGTCGAGCGTGACCCAGCGGCGACATCCAAGGTGCAGATGGCAATCGTTTCGCCGGGGTTGCATGCCATCTGGGCGCATCGGGTGGCGCACCAGATGTGGCAGCGAGAGTCCTTGAAGTTGCCGGCCCGGGTGCTGTCGAATCTGGCGCGTACCGCGACCGGGGTCGAGATTCACCCCGGGGCCGATATCGGGCGACGCTTCTTCATCGATCACGGTATGGGTGTAGTCATCGGCGAGACCTCACAGGTCGGGGATGACGTGATGCTGTATCACGGGGTCACCCTCGGTGGCCGTACCCTCGCCAAGGGCAAGCGCCACCCCACTCTGGGCGACAACGTCACCATCGGTGCCGGCGCCAAGGTGCTCGGGCCGGTCGAGCTCGGCGAAGGGGCGCAGATCGGCGCGAACTCGGTGGTGGTCAAAGACGTGCCGGAGTACCACGTGGCGACCGGGGTGCCGGCGCGCCATCGTGCGCTCGCCCAGCGCGAGGACCCCTACGAGGCGATGTTCGCCGAGCCAGCTCTCTGGATCTAG